GCAATGACTTCGAGATAGTTGAGGAGAGGAATTATATTTCCCATAAAAAAGCAAGCGGCTATCGTTCTTATCATGTTGTAATCCGCTATCCGGTCCAGACGATCCATGGCGAAAAAAATATCCTTGCCGAAATACAAATCAGGACTCTTGCGATGAATTTTTGGGCGACGATCGAACATTCTTTAAATTATAAATATAAAGGCATTTTCCCGGAAGATATTCAATTGCGACTCAAACGTGCAGCGGAAGCAGCCTTCCTGCTTGATGCAGAGATGTCGCAAATCCGTACGGAAATCCAGGAAGCACAGCGTCTTTTTTTCAGGAAGAAAGATTCTTGAACGCATCAATGGGTAAACGAGAAGAAATCTAATTTGTGAGGTGGTATTACATGAAATTTGCGATAACGTCAAAAGGAGATGCGAAATCGAATACTTTAATGCAAAGGATGCGTACGTATCTTCAGGACTTTCATTTGGAATATGACGAAGATCAGC
This sequence is a window from Brevibacillus sp. JNUCC-41. Protein-coding genes within it:
- a CDS encoding GTP pyrophosphokinase translates to MESWDDFLAPYTQAVEELKVKLKGLRKQFERENIHSPIEFVTGRVKPIVSILDKASLKDIPIDKLGTEIQDIAGLRMMCQFVDDIEQVVELLRGRNDFEIVEERNYISHKKASGYRSYHVVIRYPVQTIHGEKNILAEIQIRTLAMNFWATIEHSLNYKYKGIFPEDIQLRLKRAAEAAFLLDAEMSQIRTEIQEAQRLFFRKKDS